In Leisingera sp. NJS204, the following are encoded in one genomic region:
- a CDS encoding BCCT family transporter translates to MSIKQPFTDLEIKTSDGGFYKGHSLEIALLSKGIMVALVLWALVWPANATGVLGSLNWRILEDFNAFYIVIVGFFAFFLFVVAALPQTGKRIMGTPGQGKEFSDFSWFSMMFGAGLGVGLMVFATAEPLGLWGSNPEVLAQNVVPNTEEAIQSGFRYTFLHYGFHAWAIYVVTGLSLAYYAYTRDMPLTIRTALTPLFGKLMNGIAGHVVDVLGVVATILGVSVTIGFGVSQFVDGVYAITGMEWMMDMSGDAPAPGTVGLLSGLFAIMGLSIISAVSGVGRGVKYLSNLNLVLSLILLLTFVVFGSFMFAMTTYASAFVDYILHFVSLSFGPYTPQAAADFSAALPAEAAPYADALRGGATNAWGSFDGFKSGLEGEAAALSDDVLSAAYAAGEPQRQFGWQAGWTTFYWAWWIAFSPFVGLFLARISRGRSVREFIIGCVFAPAMVCFAWMAILGGTAIDLELNGAAEGAIIGASNTAKLFVTLQSMIDGGLLSGITIMCVVLIMTFLVTSADSGILVMNTIMSGGDQNIGNKHKIVWGLILTAVIGTLLFAGKQNGGADPMEALKSAMIIGALPFTMVMGLMCVALAKALFRDGQREKAGESAPAE, encoded by the coding sequence ATGTCAATTAAACAACCTTTCACCGATCTGGAGATTAAAACCTCCGACGGTGGCTTCTATAAGGGGCACAGTCTTGAGATCGCTTTGCTCAGCAAGGGGATCATGGTCGCTTTGGTTCTCTGGGCCTTGGTCTGGCCGGCCAACGCCACCGGCGTTCTGGGCAGCCTGAACTGGCGCATTCTGGAAGACTTCAACGCCTTCTACATCGTTATCGTCGGCTTCTTCGCCTTTTTCCTGTTTGTGGTCGCCGCATTGCCGCAAACCGGTAAGCGGATCATGGGGACGCCGGGACAAGGCAAGGAGTTCTCGGACTTCTCCTGGTTCTCGATGATGTTCGGCGCCGGCCTGGGCGTCGGCCTGATGGTTTTTGCTACTGCTGAGCCGCTTGGCCTTTGGGGTTCCAACCCGGAAGTGCTGGCGCAAAACGTGGTTCCGAACACCGAAGAAGCCATTCAGTCCGGCTTCCGCTACACATTCCTGCACTATGGCTTCCACGCCTGGGCGATCTATGTGGTGACCGGCCTGTCGCTGGCCTACTACGCCTATACCCGCGATATGCCGCTGACCATCCGCACCGCGCTGACACCGCTGTTCGGCAAGCTGATGAACGGCATTGCGGGCCATGTGGTTGACGTGCTGGGCGTGGTCGCCACCATCCTGGGTGTGTCGGTGACCATCGGTTTCGGCGTGTCGCAGTTCGTTGACGGCGTCTATGCCATCACCGGCATGGAATGGATGATGGACATGAGCGGCGACGCGCCTGCACCGGGCACTGTTGGCCTGCTGTCAGGTCTCTTTGCCATCATGGGCCTGTCGATCATCTCGGCTGTGTCCGGCGTGGGCCGCGGCGTGAAGTATCTGTCGAACCTGAACCTGGTTCTGTCGCTCATCCTGCTGCTGACTTTCGTGGTCTTCGGCTCGTTCATGTTCGCAATGACCACCTATGCTTCGGCCTTTGTGGACTATATCCTGCACTTCGTTTCGCTGAGCTTCGGTCCCTACACCCCGCAGGCTGCAGCCGACTTCTCGGCAGCGCTGCCTGCTGAAGCGGCGCCTTATGCAGATGCGCTGCGTGGCGGGGCGACTAACGCCTGGGGCTCCTTCGACGGCTTCAAATCGGGTCTGGAAGGCGAAGCCGCCGCCCTGTCCGACGATGTACTGTCGGCAGCTTATGCTGCGGGTGAACCGCAGCGTCAGTTCGGCTGGCAGGCAGGCTGGACCACCTTCTACTGGGCCTGGTGGATTGCGTTCTCGCCTTTCGTCGGCCTGTTCCTGGCACGCATTTCCCGCGGCCGTTCGGTGCGTGAATTCATCATCGGCTGCGTGTTTGCACCGGCGATGGTCTGCTTTGCCTGGATGGCAATCCTGGGCGGCACCGCAATCGACCTGGAACTGAACGGCGCGGCAGAAGGCGCCATCATCGGCGCGTCGAACACCGCCAAGCTGTTCGTGACCCTGCAAAGCATGATCGACGGCGGCCTGCTGTCCGGCATCACCATCATGTGCGTGGTGCTGATCATGACCTTCCTGGTCACCTCGGCGGACTCGGGCATCCTGGTGATGAACACCATCATGTCCGGCGGCGACCAGAACATCGGCAACAAGCATAAGATCGTTTGGGGCCTGATCCTGACAGCCGTGATCGGCACCCTGCTGTTCGCGGGCAAGCAGAACGGCGGAGCCGACCCGATGGAGGCGCTGAAAAGCGCGATGATCATCGGCGCGCTGCCCTTCACCATGGTCATGGGCCTGATGTGTGTGGCTTTGGCCAAGGCGCTGTTCCGTGACGGCCAGCGTGAAAAGGCTGGGGAAAGCGCACCTGCTGAATAA
- a CDS encoding LysR family transcriptional regulator codes for MERSIRPTAGSLNALSVLEVAVRHASLSRAAVELGLSQPAVSRHISTLEERLRQPLFERNNNRITPTANASRLADAVALGLGHVDQAWSEVLAAPETDEVTLACTFGFADQWLMPRYSDLRAFLGGRRVRVVTTDQLGDIDLSRLDAAVVWDPSRMPDRPYFPLIPAETFPICSPGFLEAYPEAKNNIAQLAPDLFLHFDTGTSGFLTWDGWFSHAGLQAPQFGTAAEFDAYPFLLQSVRRGEGIGLGWAGIADQALVAGEVLRLGPSVSDRPHSYFLQYRESGGSALERMLKWFKLEAASQDPVSPT; via the coding sequence ATGGAACGCTCAATACGCCCCACTGCCGGATCGCTGAATGCCCTATCGGTGCTGGAAGTGGCGGTGCGCCATGCCAGCCTGTCCCGCGCCGCGGTGGAGCTGGGCCTCAGCCAGCCTGCGGTCTCGCGCCATATCTCCACTTTGGAGGAGCGCCTGCGGCAGCCGCTGTTCGAGCGCAACAACAACCGGATCACCCCGACTGCCAATGCCTCCCGGCTGGCCGATGCGGTGGCGCTGGGACTGGGCCATGTTGATCAGGCCTGGAGCGAAGTTCTGGCTGCACCGGAGACAGATGAGGTGACGCTCGCCTGCACCTTCGGCTTTGCAGATCAATGGCTGATGCCGCGTTACTCGGATCTGAGGGCCTTTCTGGGCGGCAGGCGGGTGCGGGTCGTGACCACAGATCAGCTGGGGGACATCGACCTCAGCCGCCTGGATGCAGCAGTTGTCTGGGATCCGTCACGGATGCCGGACCGCCCTTATTTTCCGCTGATCCCGGCAGAAACCTTCCCCATATGCAGCCCCGGTTTTCTGGAGGCCTACCCAGAGGCAAAGAACAACATTGCGCAACTCGCGCCGGATCTGTTTTTGCATTTTGACACCGGAACCTCCGGCTTTCTGACCTGGGATGGCTGGTTTTCCCATGCAGGGCTGCAGGCGCCGCAATTCGGCACCGCCGCGGAATTCGACGCCTATCCGTTCCTGCTGCAGTCGGTGCGGCGCGGCGAAGGCATTGGGCTGGGCTGGGCGGGGATTGCCGATCAGGCCCTGGTAGCCGGCGAGGTGCTGCGGCTGGGGCCTTCGGTGTCGGACAGGCCGCACAGTTATTTTCTGCAGTACCGCGAATCCGGTGGCAGCGCGCTGGAGCGGATGCTGAAGTGGTTCAAACTGGAGGCCGCCAGCCAGGATCCAGTCAGCCCGACGTGA
- a CDS encoding CoA transferase → MPQRPLSHIRVLDFGHYLAGPLTGMMLADMGAEVIRITPPGGTGFDGPAFDMLSRGKQVLELDLKSDEGRATAIELAKRADAVIENFRPGVMDRLGLGPEVLRAANDQLVYLSMPGFASTDADLADLPAWEAVIAAYTGQFTDMGLNRRLMGINPSFSPLALASAYGASFGAMSVLFALNAREQNGGDHIEVPLAAALLEGLVYNCEQIEDYPERYKSPREVELDRREAEGLPMNLKFAELSEFLDPFYRTYTCADGRGFYVVAGSVATHPRRVLETLGLKDLADELPDFSAYLDTKDWPAEWSMRNYPVGPSDRARVSSAMKAAFLTKPSYEWEDLFGAAKAPATAQRFTSEWLDDPHALASGLVLQVEDAKHGTMRQMGNVAWLSDDAGAAQKISAANADLSALLAEPERGGGSSHEGKGWLDGLKVVDLTNVIAGPTIGSTLARFGAEVTLVQPVEPSVDPWNTVVFGIHAQRGKESILLNLRTDAGQDALARLIAGADVITMNGTDQQRDKLGLSPARLAAINPRLILVQLDAFGGPMRGPKSDHLGYDDLAQAATGVMLRFGGGIGTPEEHAHFGTIDVLTGFCACVALGGALLRLKETGKGGVARASLAAAGNLIQAQFMYGHAGRAPFDEPSGREALGWGPFYHCYQAADGWFFFAAPSERGAALARVAELAELAALPVDQLHAPLSVRFSTQPLAHWRAAFAGTSATAVPLSSLHETRDASLQLESAGSIDLKEATFRVIRHDRHPMGRWCDLVAPNAVRPQAGRITIPGPAPKYGAHTRTILERLGYPPEQAEAMIASGAAGEAWSAKYLPE, encoded by the coding sequence ATGCCGCAGCGCCCCCTTTCCCATATCCGCGTTCTCGACTTCGGCCATTACCTGGCCGGTCCCCTGACCGGCATGATGCTGGCCGATATGGGCGCCGAAGTGATCCGCATTACCCCGCCCGGCGGCACCGGCTTTGACGGCCCGGCTTTCGACATGCTGTCGCGGGGCAAGCAGGTGCTGGAACTGGACCTGAAATCCGATGAAGGCCGCGCCACCGCAATTGAGCTGGCCAAACGTGCCGATGCGGTGATCGAAAACTTCCGCCCCGGTGTTATGGACCGCCTGGGCCTGGGGCCGGAAGTGCTGCGTGCCGCCAATGATCAGCTGGTCTATCTGTCGATGCCGGGCTTTGCCTCCACTGACGCTGATCTCGCGGACCTGCCCGCCTGGGAGGCGGTGATTGCCGCCTATACCGGCCAATTCACCGACATGGGGCTGAACCGCCGCCTGATGGGCATCAACCCGTCTTTTTCGCCTCTGGCGCTGGCTTCGGCTTATGGGGCCAGCTTTGGCGCTATGTCTGTGCTGTTTGCGCTGAACGCGCGGGAACAGAACGGCGGCGACCATATCGAGGTGCCGCTGGCCGCCGCGCTGCTGGAGGGGCTGGTCTATAACTGCGAGCAGATCGAGGACTACCCCGAGCGCTATAAATCCCCGCGCGAGGTGGAGCTGGACCGGCGCGAGGCCGAAGGCCTGCCGATGAATCTGAAGTTCGCGGAGCTGTCCGAATTCCTCGACCCGTTCTACCGCACCTATACCTGCGCCGACGGGCGCGGCTTCTATGTGGTGGCCGGCTCGGTCGCAACCCACCCGCGGCGGGTGCTGGAGACCCTTGGGCTGAAGGACCTGGCCGATGAGCTGCCGGATTTCTCAGCCTATCTGGACACCAAGGATTGGCCTGCCGAATGGTCAATGCGCAATTATCCGGTGGGTCCGTCCGACCGTGCGCGGGTGTCATCTGCGATGAAGGCCGCATTCCTGACCAAGCCCTCGTATGAGTGGGAGGATTTGTTCGGCGCCGCCAAGGCCCCTGCCACTGCACAGCGTTTCACTAGTGAATGGCTTGATGACCCGCATGCGCTGGCCTCGGGCCTGGTGCTGCAGGTGGAGGATGCCAAGCACGGAACAATGCGTCAGATGGGCAATGTGGCCTGGCTGAGTGATGACGCAGGCGCGGCGCAGAAGATCAGCGCCGCCAACGCTGATCTGTCTGCGCTGCTGGCCGAGCCGGAGCGTGGCGGTGGCAGCAGTCACGAGGGCAAAGGGTGGCTCGACGGATTGAAGGTCGTTGACCTCACCAATGTGATTGCCGGGCCGACCATCGGTTCAACCCTGGCGCGGTTCGGCGCTGAGGTGACGCTGGTGCAGCCGGTTGAACCGTCTGTCGATCCTTGGAACACGGTGGTCTTTGGCATCCACGCGCAGCGCGGCAAGGAAAGCATCCTGCTGAACCTGCGCACGGACGCGGGGCAGGACGCATTGGCCCGCCTGATTGCCGGCGCTGACGTAATCACGATGAACGGCACCGATCAGCAACGGGACAAACTGGGACTGTCTCCGGCGCGGCTGGCCGCTATCAACCCGCGCCTGATCCTGGTGCAGCTGGATGCCTTTGGCGGCCCTATGCGCGGACCGAAGTCGGATCACCTGGGCTATGATGATCTGGCGCAAGCCGCCACCGGCGTGATGCTGCGCTTTGGCGGCGGCATAGGCACGCCCGAAGAGCACGCCCATTTCGGCACCATCGACGTGCTGACCGGTTTTTGCGCCTGTGTGGCTCTGGGCGGCGCTTTGCTGCGGCTTAAGGAAACCGGCAAAGGCGGAGTGGCGCGGGCCTCGCTGGCGGCGGCGGGCAATCTGATCCAGGCGCAGTTCATGTACGGCCACGCGGGCAGGGCGCCCTTTGACGAACCCTCAGGCCGCGAGGCGCTGGGGTGGGGGCCGTTCTACCATTGTTATCAGGCCGCGGACGGCTGGTTCTTCTTTGCGGCGCCCAGTGAGCGCGGCGCTGCGCTGGCGCGGGTGGCAGAGCTGGCAGAACTGGCCGCGCTGCCGGTGGATCAGCTGCATGCCCCCCTGTCCGTGCGGTTCAGCACGCAGCCGCTGGCGCATTGGCGTGCGGCATTTGCCGGAACCTCTGCCACGGCGGTGCCGCTGTCGTCGCTGCACGAAACCCGCGATGCGTCGCTGCAGCTGGAAAGCGCCGGCAGTATCGATCTGAAGGAAGCAACGTTCCGGGTGATCCGCCACGACCGGCACCCGATGGGCCGCTGGTGCGATCTGGTGGCGCCGAATGCGGTGCGCCCGCAAGCAGGCCGGATCACTATACCGGGGCCTGCGCCGAAATACGGTGCGCACACCAGAACAATCCTGGAGCGGTTGGGTTACCCGCCGGAACAGGCTGAGGCGATGATTGCCAGCGGTGCTGCGGGTGAGGCCTGGTCGGCAAAATACTTGCCGGAATAG
- a CDS encoding cytochrome c oxidase subunit II: protein MLIAVVLVLIVAGSVAFHLLSPWWWTPIASNWDYIDDTLVITFWITGAVFAAVVLFTAYCVWKFRHRPGHKAEFDPENKRLEVWLTGVTAVGVAAMLVPGLFVWKQFVTVPEDATELEVFGQQWSWAYRLPGADGVLGTADAEWVNGENPLGVNPHDRFGKDDLIIEGGEIYLPVDKPVKLLLRSIDVLHNFYVPEFRAKMDMVPGMVTYIWLIPTRTGTFEVLCAEYCGTAHPFMRGYVNVVEAAEYQEWLQEQLTFEDYANGGSETGAGTRLARR from the coding sequence ATGCTGATTGCGGTCGTGCTTGTGCTGATCGTGGCGGGATCTGTTGCGTTCCATCTGTTAAGCCCGTGGTGGTGGACGCCGATCGCGTCGAATTGGGACTATATCGACGATACGCTGGTTATAACCTTCTGGATCACCGGCGCGGTGTTTGCCGCGGTGGTCCTGTTCACGGCCTATTGCGTTTGGAAATTCCGCCACCGGCCTGGGCACAAGGCGGAATTCGACCCGGAAAACAAACGGCTGGAGGTGTGGCTGACAGGTGTGACCGCTGTGGGGGTCGCGGCGATGCTGGTGCCGGGTTTGTTTGTGTGGAAGCAATTCGTCACCGTGCCTGAAGACGCCACTGAACTTGAAGTCTTTGGCCAGCAGTGGAGCTGGGCCTACCGGCTGCCCGGCGCCGACGGGGTGCTGGGCACCGCCGATGCGGAATGGGTGAACGGGGAAAACCCCTTGGGGGTCAATCCGCATGACCGCTTTGGCAAGGATGACCTTATCATCGAGGGCGGTGAGATTTACCTGCCGGTGGATAAGCCGGTGAAGCTGCTGCTGCGCTCGATTGATGTGCTGCACAATTTCTACGTGCCTGAATTCCGCGCCAAGATGGACATGGTGCCGGGCATGGTCACCTATATCTGGCTCATCCCCACCCGCACCGGCACCTTTGAAGTGTTATGCGCCGAGTACTGCGGCACCGCCCATCCCTTCATGCGCGGCTATGTGAACGTTGTGGAGGCGGCGGAATACCAAGAGTGGCTGCAGGAGCAGCTGACTTTTGAAGACTATGCCAACGGGGGCTCTGAAACCGGAGCCGGAACCAGGCTCGCAAGGCGCTAA
- a CDS encoding cbb3-type cytochrome c oxidase subunit I — protein sequence MTDYLPEPDSNLPPREVADVMPPHAHSWTGKYVFSQDAKYIAIQYSGTAIAIGMVALVLSWLMRLQLGFPGTFDFITAEAYYQFVTMHGMIMVVYLLTAIFLGGFGNYLIPLMVGARDMVFPFVNMLSFWIYLLAVLVLVASFFVPGGPTGAGWTLYPPQAVLSGTPGGAQGGIILMLLSLILFIIGFTMGGLNYAVTVLQARTRGMTMMRLPLTVWGIFTATVMALLAFPALFVACVMMLFDRLLGTSFFMPTLVELGEKLSYGGGSPIAFQHLFWFFGHPEVYIVALPAFGIVSDLIAVHARKTVFGYRMMVWAIVIIGALSFIVWAHHMYVSGMHPWFGFFFATTTLIIAIPTAIKVYNWVLTLWKGDIHLTIPMLFALGFIVTFVNGGLTGLFLGNVVVDVPLSDTMFVVAHFHMVMGVAPIMVIFGAIYHWYPLMTGRLLNQAMGQIHFWVTFIGAYAIFFPMHYVGLVGVPRRYFELGEPEFLTAPVEGLNAFISSAALIVGAAQLLFLFNILWSLRHGRASGSNPWRATSLEWQTPEIPPRHGNWDELPNVYRWAYDYSVPGAAEDYVAQTDPWVPDGQGQRL from the coding sequence ATGACCGACTACTTGCCTGAACCGGACAGCAATCTGCCGCCGCGCGAAGTGGCCGATGTGATGCCGCCGCATGCGCACAGCTGGACCGGCAAATACGTTTTCTCGCAGGATGCCAAATACATCGCCATCCAATACTCCGGCACCGCCATTGCAATCGGCATGGTGGCGCTGGTGCTGTCCTGGCTGATGCGGCTGCAGCTGGGCTTTCCAGGCACCTTCGACTTCATCACGGCCGAGGCCTATTACCAGTTTGTCACCATGCATGGGATGATCATGGTGGTCTATCTGCTGACCGCGATTTTCCTGGGGGGCTTCGGCAATTACCTGATCCCGCTGATGGTCGGTGCGCGCGACATGGTGTTTCCCTTCGTCAATATGCTCAGCTTCTGGATCTACCTGCTGGCGGTGCTGGTGCTGGTGGCCAGCTTCTTTGTCCCCGGCGGCCCTACCGGCGCAGGCTGGACGCTGTACCCGCCGCAGGCTGTGCTGTCCGGTACGCCGGGCGGTGCGCAGGGCGGGATCATCCTGATGCTGCTCTCGCTGATCCTGTTCATCATCGGCTTCACCATGGGCGGGCTGAACTATGCCGTCACCGTGCTGCAGGCCCGCACCCGCGGCATGACAATGATGCGGCTGCCGCTGACGGTCTGGGGGATTTTCACCGCCACGGTGATGGCGCTGCTGGCGTTTCCAGCGCTGTTTGTGGCCTGTGTGATGATGCTGTTCGACCGGCTGCTGGGCACCTCGTTTTTCATGCCGACGCTGGTCGAGCTGGGTGAAAAGCTCAGCTATGGCGGCGGCAGCCCGATTGCGTTTCAGCATCTGTTCTGGTTTTTCGGCCACCCCGAGGTCTACATAGTCGCGCTGCCGGCGTTCGGCATCGTCTCCGATCTGATTGCCGTGCATGCGCGCAAGACCGTGTTCGGCTACCGGATGATGGTCTGGGCGATCGTGATCATCGGCGCGCTCAGCTTTATTGTTTGGGCACACCATATGTATGTCTCGGGCATGCATCCGTGGTTCGGTTTCTTCTTTGCCACCACCACGCTGATCATCGCCATTCCCACCGCGATCAAGGTCTACAATTGGGTGCTGACCTTGTGGAAGGGCGATATCCATCTGACCATCCCGATGCTGTTTGCGCTCGGCTTTATCGTCACCTTCGTGAACGGCGGGCTGACGGGGCTGTTCCTGGGCAATGTGGTGGTTGATGTGCCGCTGTCGGACACGATGTTTGTGGTCGCCCATTTCCACATGGTGATGGGGGTGGCGCCGATCATGGTGATCTTTGGCGCGATCTATCACTGGTATCCGCTGATGACCGGCCGTCTGCTGAACCAGGCAATGGGCCAGATCCATTTCTGGGTCACCTTCATCGGTGCCTATGCGATCTTCTTCCCGATGCACTATGTCGGCCTTGTCGGGGTGCCGCGGCGATATTTCGAGCTTGGCGAGCCGGAGTTCCTCACCGCGCCGGTGGAAGGACTGAATGCCTTCATTTCATCGGCGGCGCTGATTGTCGGCGCGGCGCAGCTGCTGTTCCTGTTCAATATCCTCTGGAGCCTGCGCCACGGGCGTGCGTCGGGCAGCAACCCTTGGCGGGCGACCTCGCTGGAGTGGCAAACACCCGAAATCCCGCCCCGGCACGGCAATTGGGATGAGCTGCCCAATGTCTACCGATGGGCCTATGACTACAGCGTGCCCGGCGCGGCTGAGGATTACGTCGCACAGACTGACCCTTGGGTGCCGGACGGGCAGGGGCAGCGGCTGTGA
- a CDS encoding cytochrome c oxidase subunit 3: protein MTVILAFLALVALAAGLWLSQQHLAAKPWLETGIAPLAGHGPGRAPGIIFIAVFVTVIGGLFAMLGSAFVMQIEETPWELVPLPGRVWLNTALLLLASLCLQFVVMSARAGTQRWLRGSLIAASIATLAFLAGQMQVWISLTDGGYRLDGTPAASFFYLITGLHGLHMLGGIIALAMVCARHAGTGSGDVKALLPGVRLCALYWHALLAFWLMLFALLQGWGNAFLALCRAAVS from the coding sequence GTGACTGTCATCCTCGCCTTTCTGGCGCTGGTGGCGCTGGCTGCGGGTCTATGGCTGTCGCAGCAGCATCTGGCCGCCAAACCCTGGCTGGAAACCGGGATTGCGCCCTTGGCGGGTCATGGTCCGGGCCGCGCGCCGGGCATCATCTTCATAGCGGTCTTTGTAACGGTGATCGGCGGGCTGTTTGCCATGCTGGGCAGCGCCTTTGTCATGCAGATCGAAGAAACCCCATGGGAGCTGGTGCCGCTGCCGGGCCGGGTCTGGCTGAACACGGCGTTGCTGCTGCTGGCCAGCCTGTGTCTGCAATTTGTGGTGATGTCCGCACGGGCAGGCACGCAGCGCTGGCTGCGCGGCAGCCTGATTGCAGCAAGCATCGCCACACTCGCCTTTCTGGCCGGCCAGATGCAGGTGTGGATCTCTTTGACTGATGGCGGTTACCGGCTGGACGGCACCCCGGCGGCAAGTTTTTTCTATCTGATCACCGGCCTGCACGGGCTGCACATGCTGGGCGGTATCATTGCACTGGCGATGGTCTGCGCGCGCCATGCCGGAACCGGATCAGGGGACGTGAAGGCACTGCTGCCGGGTGTCCGGCTCTGTGCGCTCTACTGGCACGCGCTGCTGGCGTTCTGGCTGATGCTGTTTGCGCTGCTGCAGGGCTGGGGCAACGCGTTTCTGGCGCTCTGCCGCGCGGCTGTGAGTTGA